One genomic region from Litoribacterium kuwaitense encodes:
- the cmr6 gene encoding type III-B CRISPR module RAMP protein Cmr6: protein MAKGSNQKETADWKVPEFLKREIYKVKEEEDKLVNAHFSYLFHTSQTSKKTKKPDFALLGKYKLLNIDSKGKQYKTQVQQYNDRLKKSLDEKGLVVLSIHTNAALPGMGHPHFLENGLALHKVYGVPYLTGASIKGMTRAWAETSLLYEQEDPQFALKQQFLNQLFGTEENVGALVFYDALFHKFELKQDVMAVHAKQYYQCGGRINPGEGVNPIKFYAVQGGVEVIFELQPTPQLEQLVDFPGGLKALVEQWVTQAFQDFGLGAKKTSGYGRFNHQ from the coding sequence ATGGCGAAAGGCAGTAACCAAAAGGAGACGGCCGATTGGAAAGTTCCTGAATTCTTAAAAAGAGAAATATACAAAGTAAAGGAAGAGGAAGATAAACTTGTCAATGCACATTTCTCCTATTTATTTCATACGTCTCAAACGTCTAAAAAAACTAAAAAGCCGGACTTTGCACTTTTAGGTAAATACAAACTGCTAAACATTGACTCAAAGGGTAAGCAATATAAAACACAAGTTCAACAATACAACGATCGTTTAAAGAAAAGTCTTGATGAAAAAGGGCTTGTGGTCTTGTCGATCCACACGAATGCAGCACTTCCGGGTATGGGTCACCCACACTTTCTTGAGAACGGCTTAGCGCTTCATAAAGTGTATGGTGTTCCGTATCTTACAGGCGCAAGTATTAAAGGAATGACTCGCGCTTGGGCTGAAACGTCATTGCTTTATGAGCAAGAGGACCCTCAATTTGCATTGAAACAACAATTCCTTAATCAGCTTTTTGGTACAGAAGAGAACGTCGGTGCATTGGTATTCTACGACGCACTGTTTCATAAATTCGAGTTAAAACAAGATGTGATGGCAGTTCATGCTAAACAGTATTACCAATGTGGAGGGAGAATTAACCCAGGGGAAGGCGTCAATCCAATTAAGTTTTACGCTGTACAAGGAGGTGTTGAAGTCATCTTTGAATTGCAGCCTACTCCACAATTGGAACAACTCGTGGATTTTCCGGGTGGACTGAAGGCACTTGTCGAACAATGGGTAACGCAAGCATTTCAAGACTTTGGCCTCGGCGCAAAAAAGACGAGCGGCTACGGCAGGTTCAATCATCAATAA
- the cmr5 gene encoding type III-B CRISPR module-associated protein Cmr5 has protein sequence MTKRSQRQIKELKVAKLAFEQVNDVMQPKNKKENQKNYRSYARKLPAMIQMNGLASTMAFYHAKSNKNAYKKMMEHIQAFFIEEGFLTNEAKGHDQVLETILNCESSKQYREITTSLLHYASYLSRFAEGLYEDE, from the coding sequence ATGACAAAGCGTAGTCAACGGCAAATAAAAGAACTTAAGGTGGCTAAGCTGGCGTTTGAACAAGTGAACGACGTGATGCAACCAAAAAATAAAAAAGAGAATCAAAAAAATTACCGCAGCTATGCACGAAAGCTGCCCGCCATGATTCAAATGAACGGTCTAGCATCTACGATGGCGTTTTATCATGCGAAGTCCAATAAAAACGCCTATAAAAAAATGATGGAACATATTCAAGCGTTTTTCATTGAAGAAGGTTTTCTGACTAACGAAGCGAAAGGCCATGATCAAGTATTGGAAACCATTTTAAATTGTGAAAGCAGTAAACAGTACCGAGAAATCACAACAAGCCTTCTTCATTATGCATCATATTTGAGCCGGTTTGCAGAAGGATTGTATGAAGACGAATAG
- the cmr4 gene encoding type III-B CRISPR module RAMP protein Cmr4, with protein MNAYIFTLQAATSIHPGGGTEIGLVDQPVQRERHTGFLKVEASSVKGGFRFDYAKKHEGKDEQVARIFGATPKSTNQDELSEAEAIIPSNIFFSDARILFFPVRSLQNVYQMVTCPMVLKQFLRDYKLAHGESLVEQDLPALEEMHFVPHTDNKSIDERVVLEEFALDRSDEASQFIDCVEAIFEKLGRELNEIKQRLIIIDDVTFTDFMKFSTEVVPRIRVGEQGVVEDGALWYEENVPPETIFYTVVHTEAKEANDYAQQYVDSPQSIRLGGNQTVGRGVFRVFAKEVTR; from the coding sequence ATGAACGCATACATATTTACTCTGCAAGCAGCTACATCAATCCATCCAGGTGGGGGGACTGAGATTGGTCTCGTCGACCAACCTGTACAGCGTGAACGACACACAGGATTTTTAAAGGTGGAGGCTTCCTCAGTGAAAGGTGGCTTTCGATTTGATTATGCTAAAAAACATGAAGGTAAAGATGAACAAGTAGCGCGAATATTTGGCGCAACGCCTAAGTCGACGAATCAAGATGAGCTATCCGAAGCAGAGGCGATCATCCCGTCAAACATCTTTTTTTCAGATGCACGTATTCTCTTCTTCCCTGTTCGGTCATTACAAAACGTTTACCAAATGGTCACTTGTCCGATGGTGCTTAAGCAATTTTTACGTGATTACAAGCTTGCGCATGGTGAGTCACTCGTTGAACAAGATTTGCCAGCGTTGGAGGAAATGCACTTTGTTCCGCATACAGACAATAAAAGTATCGATGAAAGAGTTGTGTTAGAAGAATTTGCCCTTGACCGGAGTGATGAGGCAAGCCAATTTATTGATTGTGTAGAAGCCATTTTTGAAAAACTAGGACGGGAATTAAATGAAATTAAACAAAGGCTGATCATCATTGACGATGTCACCTTTACCGATTTTATGAAATTTTCTACAGAGGTCGTTCCGAGAATCCGCGTTGGGGAGCAAGGTGTAGTTGAAGATGGGGCTTTATGGTATGAGGAAAATGTTCCACCCGAAACCATTTTTTATACGGTCGTTCACACAGAAGCTAAAGAAGCAAACGACTATGCACAGCAGTATGTTGACAGTCCACAGAGCATACGGCTAGGAGGCAACCAAACGGTTGGGCGCGGGGTCTTTCGAGTGTTTGCGAAGGAGGTCACACGATGA
- a CDS encoding type III-B CRISPR module-associated Cmr3 family protein, which produces MGFYELTPIDHFFFKGHHVMEPGLDNVATGLFPPRTNTVYGAIRSTFIREMVGGPRPFVTFRDSKVGNDQEWRSWLGTKETLGHLSLNQFGVLKTNTQGQKELLVPAPMGLSLEMTDEKKVILSLKSSTKKLKGITNDDVWVSLVSLQKLLSGEIDQGEIEGIHKDEMLCVEPKVGMARDGLSRKAKKHFVYEMDMLRFREGYSFYIHINHTDEEPLQRKVTLGAEQKLWTMTPFSPARGLESNNMTDEAVQVILFTPMLLDQDPVCYLREHGLTLESVRADSLQILGGWDMGIHGPKPRQHMLPAGSVLSCRNEDQKEIDPFIHIGSTDMCKQGFGWALVVPYDNERSKSR; this is translated from the coding sequence GTGGGTTTTTACGAGTTAACACCGATCGATCACTTTTTCTTTAAAGGCCACCACGTGATGGAACCCGGACTTGATAATGTAGCTACCGGCCTCTTTCCCCCTAGGACGAACACGGTTTATGGAGCGATACGGTCGACATTTATTCGTGAGATGGTCGGCGGTCCACGTCCGTTCGTCACTTTTAGAGATTCAAAGGTAGGTAACGATCAGGAATGGAGGTCATGGCTTGGCACGAAAGAAACACTCGGCCATTTAAGCTTAAACCAATTTGGGGTTTTAAAAACGAATACACAAGGTCAAAAAGAATTGCTTGTTCCGGCGCCAATGGGTTTGAGTTTAGAGATGACGGATGAAAAGAAGGTCATCCTCTCACTAAAATCATCTACAAAGAAATTAAAGGGGATTACAAACGACGACGTCTGGGTTTCGCTAGTATCACTTCAGAAGCTTCTTTCAGGTGAAATTGATCAAGGGGAAATAGAGGGAATTCATAAAGACGAGATGTTGTGTGTGGAGCCAAAAGTCGGGATGGCAAGAGATGGGCTATCACGTAAAGCAAAAAAGCATTTTGTCTATGAAATGGACATGTTGCGCTTTCGTGAAGGTTACTCTTTTTATATTCATATCAACCATACAGACGAAGAACCCCTCCAGCGCAAAGTGACGTTAGGCGCTGAACAAAAGCTGTGGACAATGACACCTTTTTCACCAGCAAGAGGTTTGGAGTCTAACAACATGACGGACGAAGCGGTGCAAGTCATTTTATTCACACCTATGCTTCTCGATCAAGATCCTGTCTGTTATTTAAGGGAACACGGCTTAACACTAGAATCGGTACGCGCAGATTCATTACAAATCCTTGGAGGATGGGATATGGGGATACATGGGCCGAAGCCAAGGCAACATATGCTTCCAGCAGGGTCCGTTTTGTCTTGTAGAAATGAGGATCAAAAAGAAATCGATCCATTCATACACATCGGTTCAACTGATATGTGTAAACAAGGTTTCGGTTGGGCACTCGTCGTACCATATGACAATGAAAGGAGCAAATCACGATGA
- the cas10 gene encoding type III-B CRISPR-associated protein Cas10/Cmr2 has protein sequence MKQYLAIITLSGVQSFIEQSRKTGDLWAGSQWMAKTMDQLHDEIIKKYSFCSVIFPQGVSSSKDAFRVAFPNRIVLLLKGEQTGEEYEREIQWIIDKLQKQAVESSVRQIKQQFPLMPTDLADKQLRSLFKFHFVVTSHGSSLKETMDEAEQQLRTKKKQFVYQDWMSQPEHGLVCPVCQERTALTNTPFTPRLSMGKMKQIAWETWTQLWEKAQEDRKFVLAKENEALCAVCLSKRLRLKESKYKFPSLDVIAEKKDPYYGLLMMDGDQMGDRMKQSLDDGLGTYQNLSQAITEFAQGVVPDVFSDDEKLLIYAGGDDVMSFLPRKNVLQLAGKLRFAFSQSRPSLNTQTASMGIVIAHRRQPLRHVLAETRKMEALAKAQEGKNSLALTVFLRSGTPLQASLHFGYHEEQYKDEVEKSLAVIKVLPNSFLFELEKALLPGLLSEKEMIRAELKRVLNRSEAPNRLVIEGQLELSKDEANDVLMSLYDRVGRGASEEDRLQQWIAMLHMFNFIAKDEIADKGES, from the coding sequence GTGAAGCAATATCTCGCCATTATTACATTAAGCGGTGTGCAATCATTCATTGAACAATCTCGAAAAACGGGGGATCTGTGGGCGGGAAGTCAGTGGATGGCTAAGACGATGGATCAGTTACATGATGAAATCATTAAGAAGTATTCCTTTTGTAGCGTTATATTTCCACAGGGTGTTTCGTCATCAAAAGACGCATTTCGCGTTGCATTTCCAAATCGAATCGTGCTTCTTTTAAAGGGGGAACAGACTGGTGAGGAATATGAACGTGAGATCCAATGGATAATAGATAAGCTTCAAAAACAAGCCGTTGAATCGTCTGTCCGTCAGATTAAACAACAATTTCCACTGATGCCGACAGATCTTGCGGATAAACAACTGCGGTCACTCTTTAAGTTTCATTTCGTTGTGACCTCACATGGATCAAGCCTAAAAGAAACGATGGATGAAGCTGAACAGCAATTACGAACAAAGAAAAAGCAGTTCGTCTATCAAGATTGGATGTCACAACCGGAACATGGGCTTGTCTGTCCAGTGTGCCAAGAACGTACAGCGTTGACGAATACACCTTTTACGCCTCGACTTTCTATGGGGAAGATGAAACAAATCGCATGGGAAACATGGACCCAACTTTGGGAAAAAGCCCAAGAAGATAGAAAATTTGTTCTTGCAAAGGAAAATGAGGCGCTCTGTGCCGTGTGTTTGAGTAAGCGCTTACGGTTGAAGGAAAGTAAATATAAATTTCCGAGTTTGGACGTCATTGCCGAAAAAAAAGACCCATACTATGGCTTGTTAATGATGGATGGCGATCAAATGGGCGACAGAATGAAACAAAGCCTTGATGACGGGCTAGGAACTTATCAGAACCTAAGTCAAGCAATTACTGAGTTTGCGCAAGGCGTTGTGCCAGACGTTTTCTCTGATGATGAGAAGTTACTTATTTATGCTGGTGGCGACGATGTAATGTCATTTCTTCCACGAAAGAACGTGTTGCAGCTTGCTGGAAAACTTCGGTTTGCCTTTTCGCAAAGTCGGCCCAGTTTAAATACCCAAACTGCATCCATGGGCATCGTGATTGCCCATCGTCGCCAGCCACTACGGCATGTTCTGGCAGAGACGCGGAAAATGGAAGCTTTGGCCAAGGCGCAAGAAGGGAAAAACTCGCTCGCCCTCACCGTTTTCCTTCGCAGTGGCACACCGCTTCAAGCAAGTCTCCATTTCGGTTATCACGAAGAACAATATAAAGATGAAGTCGAAAAAAGCTTAGCCGTGATCAAGGTTTTGCCAAACTCATTCCTATTTGAACTGGAAAAGGCTTTATTGCCGGGGCTTCTCTCTGAAAAAGAGATGATTCGGGCAGAGTTAAAAAGGGTTCTAAATCGCTCTGAAGCGCCAAATCGTCTTGTTATAGAAGGCCAGTTGGAATTATCGAAAGACGAGGCTAATGATGTCTTAATGTCATTGTATGACAGAGTCGGACGAGGGGCTTCTGAGGAAGATCGCCTCCAACAATGGATTGCGATGCTGCATATGTTCAATTTTATCGCTAAAGACGAGATCGCGGATAAGGGGGAATCTTAG
- the cas2 gene encoding CRISPR-associated endonuclease Cas2: protein MFIIITYDVGEKRVGKVCKKLRKYLDWTQNSVFEGEITQGKLKQCLAELDRIVDYDVDSIYLYQVANPKNIKKIVYGHEKSDIDLFL, encoded by the coding sequence ATGTTTATCATCATCACTTACGATGTCGGTGAAAAACGTGTTGGTAAAGTTTGTAAGAAGCTCCGGAAGTATTTAGACTGGACGCAAAACTCAGTTTTTGAAGGAGAAATCACTCAAGGAAAGCTAAAACAATGTCTAGCAGAACTCGATCGTATCGTAGACTATGATGTTGATTCAATCTACCTATATCAAGTGGCAAACCCGAAAAATATAAAAAAGATCGTTTATGGGCATGAGAAAAGCGACATCGACTTGTTTTTATGA
- the cas1b gene encoding type I-B CRISPR-associated endonuclease Cas1b, protein MLRDHYVFSNGRLNRKHNTIYYTDDQQKQTPLPVEKIRNLHVFGEVDLNTKLLNYVSQFDICLHIYNYYGFYAGTYYPREKTSVSGFLIIKQAEHYSDRHRRVYLASRFLEGGVHHMLRNLRRHKVENEESMYLIQKEYNKSQEALDIQTLMGHEGVIRKHYYQAFAQMLKQDFSFERREKRPPRDPLNALFSFGNTLMYRTVLSEIYRTTLNPTISYLHEPSTKRFSLSLDIAEIFKPLVVDQVILSLINRKTITKKHFDVLDHEICFLNDEGKKRFIRAWEDRLETTVKHRQLKRNTSYRYLVRLECYKLIKHLLGDDVYKPLKAWW, encoded by the coding sequence ATGCTACGTGACCACTACGTGTTTTCGAACGGGCGTTTAAACCGAAAGCATAACACCATTTACTATACGGACGATCAACAAAAGCAAACACCACTTCCCGTTGAAAAAATCCGCAACCTTCATGTCTTTGGGGAAGTCGATTTGAATACAAAACTGCTCAATTATGTCAGTCAATTCGATATCTGTCTGCATATCTACAATTATTATGGGTTTTACGCAGGAACGTATTATCCGCGGGAAAAAACATCGGTTTCTGGGTTTCTGATTATTAAACAAGCAGAACACTATTCTGATAGGCATCGCAGAGTGTATTTAGCCAGTCGTTTTTTAGAAGGTGGTGTACATCATATGCTCAGGAACTTGCGCAGACACAAGGTTGAAAACGAGGAAAGCATGTATCTCATCCAAAAAGAGTACAACAAGAGTCAAGAAGCGTTGGATATTCAGACGTTGATGGGGCATGAGGGGGTTATTCGCAAGCATTATTATCAAGCCTTCGCCCAAATGCTCAAGCAGGATTTTTCGTTTGAACGCCGCGAAAAACGTCCGCCCAGAGACCCGTTAAATGCCTTGTTTTCCTTTGGAAATACGTTAATGTATCGCACGGTGCTGTCCGAAATCTACCGTACAACACTGAATCCAACAATCAGTTATCTTCATGAACCATCGACAAAACGCTTTTCGCTTAGCTTAGATATCGCTGAAATATTTAAGCCATTAGTCGTCGACCAAGTGATCCTTTCGTTGATTAATCGAAAAACCATAACGAAAAAACACTTTGATGTCCTCGATCATGAGATCTGTTTTTTAAATGACGAAGGCAAAAAGCGATTTATCCGAGCGTGGGAAGACCGTCTAGAAACAACTGTGAAACATAGACAGTTAAAACGAAATACATCTTATAGGTACTTGGTCAGGCTTGAATGCTACAAACTGATCAAACATTTGCTTGGCGATGATGTATACAAGCCCTTGAAAGCTTGGTGGTAA
- a CDS encoding CRISPR-associated protein Cas4, protein MEHESDRVLEGKILHEESYPRLQEREVLIDNAFKMDHIDGKYVREVKMSSKMQESDHLQMLFYLYQLELRGVQKRGLISYTKEKKTVEVILDNDERAKVKRAIAQAYRVIEQAKPPVVKKLPYCKSCAYFGFCYVREADEYAT, encoded by the coding sequence ATGGAGCATGAGTCGGACCGTGTGCTTGAAGGGAAAATTTTACATGAAGAAAGTTATCCCCGGCTGCAGGAACGAGAAGTGCTAATAGACAATGCTTTTAAAATGGATCACATCGATGGTAAGTATGTTCGTGAAGTGAAAATGTCCAGTAAGATGCAAGAGTCGGATCATTTGCAAATGCTTTTTTATCTGTATCAGCTTGAACTTCGTGGGGTCCAGAAACGAGGCCTCATCAGCTATACGAAAGAAAAGAAGACCGTCGAGGTGATTTTGGACAATGATGAACGGGCAAAAGTGAAACGCGCGATTGCACAAGCATATCGGGTGATAGAACAAGCAAAGCCGCCTGTTGTGAAGAAATTACCTTACTGCAAGTCATGTGCTTACTTCGGATTTTGTTACGTGAGGGAGGCCGACGAATATGCTACGTGA
- the cas3 gene encoding CRISPR-associated helicase Cas3': MTFYAKSSPVETIAAHTNELLKRYDAFKRVYQQRLPLSARDWTLLKIAIQYHDVGKADPFFQNKIRRVLGLSELPAPSSFDVPHNYLSVLGIPLKEAGIEKDEQKLLYQVIAYHHERDKKPPITDEIKENYKQNIVPVVREIAEHMGIPIEDKVRAAKINKISHQSRIQEDDPEYLRYVLLKGLLHRIDHAASAHVPIELAPEMNVAASVNAFMDTQYAGNKKPLQHFTESHQDKHVVVVAQTGMGKTEAGLLWLGGEKGFFTLPLRVSLNAMYRRVIDGEGIHFSKRTHDELGEEAVGLLHSSSLEYFLSDDAVTGEANDEMLEKVHAQTKEFANKLVISTVDQILKFPFYYLGFEKEYATVATAKVIIDELQAYEPKMAALLVRAMVMIDQIGGSFLIMTATLPEFYLKALQRELKHSNTPLVYEEFIDDTVQRHHVSVSQTAILSSETISAMVSAGETKKVLVICNTIARAREVFTAIRETTEHVWLLHSRFTQQDRARLEQDILAFAAGEASGIWVTTQLVEASLDIDFDLLYTEMSSLDSQFQRYGRCNRKGKKSVAEPNVFVFLEDVTGVKYVYHEDIYHRSVALLEQHEGMLLESQKNDMIKALYNEESLEGSDFKTQFDQALKELKQRALYSTKKTEAQKLLRDINQVQVIPRQFVETEAIQTALANWEIAETRAEKRKARYEIEQYATSANPYQAKDILSDFPLIKGLQIIDCQYDEALGLLIDQKLDPFY, translated from the coding sequence ATGACATTTTATGCAAAATCAAGTCCGGTTGAGACCATTGCAGCGCATACGAATGAACTGCTCAAACGTTATGATGCGTTCAAACGTGTTTATCAACAGCGGTTGCCACTATCTGCACGGGATTGGACGTTGTTGAAAATTGCGATTCAGTATCATGACGTTGGCAAAGCAGATCCCTTTTTCCAAAACAAAATCCGGCGTGTGCTGGGCTTATCAGAGCTGCCGGCACCATCGTCCTTTGATGTCCCGCACAATTACCTATCTGTGCTGGGCATTCCATTAAAAGAGGCTGGTATTGAAAAGGATGAACAAAAACTGTTGTATCAAGTGATCGCCTACCACCATGAGCGCGATAAAAAGCCGCCAATAACAGACGAAATTAAAGAGAATTACAAGCAGAACATTGTGCCGGTCGTTCGAGAGATTGCCGAACACATGGGAATCCCCATTGAAGATAAAGTCAGGGCTGCGAAAATCAATAAAATCAGTCATCAGTCCCGAATTCAAGAAGACGACCCCGAATACTTGCGCTATGTGTTGCTCAAAGGCTTACTGCACCGTATCGACCACGCGGCGTCCGCTCACGTCCCGATCGAATTGGCCCCGGAAATGAATGTTGCTGCGTCGGTTAACGCGTTTATGGATACACAGTACGCAGGAAATAAAAAGCCGCTCCAACATTTCACTGAATCTCATCAAGACAAGCATGTCGTTGTCGTGGCCCAGACAGGCATGGGGAAGACGGAGGCAGGGTTACTATGGTTAGGTGGGGAAAAGGGCTTTTTTACCTTACCCTTACGCGTCAGCTTAAATGCGATGTACCGAAGGGTGATAGACGGAGAAGGCATACACTTTTCAAAACGGACGCATGACGAGCTAGGAGAAGAAGCGGTCGGTCTCTTACATTCATCAAGCCTTGAGTACTTTTTAAGCGATGACGCTGTCACCGGCGAAGCCAACGACGAGATGCTTGAGAAGGTCCATGCGCAAACGAAGGAGTTTGCCAATAAGCTCGTCATTTCTACGGTCGATCAAATTTTAAAATTTCCTTTTTACTATCTCGGCTTTGAAAAAGAGTATGCGACCGTTGCGACAGCGAAAGTCATCATTGACGAACTTCAAGCGTATGAGCCGAAAATGGCGGCCTTACTCGTGCGCGCCATGGTGATGATCGATCAAATTGGCGGTTCCTTTTTAATCATGACGGCGACGTTGCCAGAGTTTTATTTGAAGGCATTGCAGCGTGAACTCAAGCATTCAAACACGCCTCTCGTCTATGAAGAGTTTATCGATGACACCGTACAGCGTCATCACGTCAGTGTTTCACAAACGGCGATTCTTTCGTCCGAAACGATATCAGCGATGGTCAGTGCTGGAGAGACGAAGAAGGTTCTCGTCATCTGCAATACCATTGCGCGCGCACGAGAAGTGTTTACCGCCATTCGTGAAACAACGGAGCACGTGTGGTTGCTGCATTCCCGTTTTACCCAACAAGACCGGGCCCGTTTAGAACAAGATATTCTCGCCTTTGCCGCCGGCGAAGCGTCCGGCATATGGGTGACGACACAGCTCGTAGAGGCAAGCCTCGATATCGATTTTGACCTGTTGTACACAGAAATGTCGTCGCTCGATAGTCAATTTCAACGCTATGGCCGTTGCAATCGAAAAGGGAAAAAGTCCGTGGCAGAGCCAAATGTCTTCGTTTTCCTTGAAGACGTGACCGGTGTCAAATATGTGTACCATGAGGACATTTATCATCGAAGTGTTGCGCTTTTAGAGCAACATGAAGGCATGCTGCTCGAATCACAAAAAAATGACATGATCAAAGCACTTTACAATGAAGAGTCTCTAGAGGGCTCTGACTTTAAAACGCAGTTTGACCAAGCCTTAAAAGAGTTAAAGCAACGCGCCCTTTATTCGACGAAGAAGACCGAGGCACAGAAGCTATTGCGCGACATCAATCAAGTCCAAGTGATCCCGCGTCAATTCGTCGAAACCGAAGCTATTCAGACCGCCTTAGCCAATTGGGAAATCGCCGAGACCCGTGCTGAAAAGCGTAAAGCACGCTACGAGATCGAACAATATGCCACGAGCGCCAATCCGTATCAGGCAAAAGACATCCTTTCTGACTTTCCACTTATCAAAGGGCTCCAGATCATCGATTGCCAATACGATGAAGCGCTAGGATTGTTGATCGATCAGAAGCTTGACCCATTTTATTGA
- the cas5b gene encoding type I-B CRISPR-associated protein Cas5b, with protein sequence MKALRLKLYQQTACYKKPFAFKVSETYPLPPYATVKGMLHALLQATELIPMKLSIQGSYDTVISDYQTHYFFKKANTKEFALTADGLGVDRDMSDVTTMPIYTQMLYDVELLIHVQASDEVLRQLQDVIANSAQHLSLGRWEDLVRVDACEMVELREPEEDYPLKYNAYVPREWLDEGDFFPYKLNWTYRSVNHVRVWDKISVGYVQHGFYLSSEEAPFYVDVHDDVVLFPSQ encoded by the coding sequence ATGAAGGCTTTACGATTAAAGCTTTACCAGCAAACGGCTTGTTATAAAAAGCCGTTCGCTTTTAAAGTGTCGGAAACGTATCCGTTGCCACCATACGCGACCGTCAAAGGGATGCTGCACGCGTTGTTGCAAGCGACCGAGCTCATTCCAATGAAATTGAGCATTCAAGGAAGCTACGATACGGTCATCAGCGATTATCAAACCCATTATTTCTTTAAAAAAGCGAATACAAAGGAATTTGCGCTGACAGCCGATGGTCTCGGCGTTGATCGAGACATGTCTGACGTCACGACGATGCCTATTTATACACAAATGCTCTACGACGTCGAATTGCTCATTCACGTACAAGCATCCGACGAAGTGCTTCGTCAGCTTCAAGACGTGATTGCCAACAGTGCACAACACCTCAGCCTTGGACGTTGGGAGGATTTAGTCCGTGTCGATGCGTGTGAAATGGTGGAGCTTCGTGAGCCGGAAGAAGATTACCCTTTAAAATACAACGCATATGTACCACGGGAATGGCTGGATGAGGGCGATTTTTTCCCTTATAAACTCAATTGGACGTACCGTTCGGTCAATCACGTCCGGGTATGGGATAAAATCAGCGTCGGCTATGTGCAACATGGGTTTTACCTTTCAAGCGAAGAAGCACCATTTTATGTAGACGTGCATGATGATGTCGTGCTGTTTCCAAGCCAATGA
- the cas7i gene encoding type I-B CRISPR-associated protein Cas7/Cst2/DevR: MGKAVTFTIVFKANSLNYGEGIANVSELKKIHRGNGDVHTFASRQSLRYDIVRLGNEWFGWNLDTVDKTKGTLQFKDDMSIEDSVEMDLFGYLKTGKVSQKRPAVARLSHAVSLEPYRSDLEFLNNMGLAERIGETPNLANIEQHESLYAYTVTIDLAKVGVDGDVVLSDEAKVERLHQLFDIIKMLNRNIRGRQETLAPLFIIGGVYPVANPFFLGRVHLEKQTKSFDLNLRGLKDVTETTFGSHAIGESTHIGHVSGIFGNEDAFSQVTEGRIGSVEAFFKTMKDDVQAYYGVPVS; encoded by the coding sequence ATGGGTAAAGCGGTCACATTTACGATTGTTTTTAAAGCCAATTCGTTGAACTATGGGGAAGGAATTGCGAATGTGTCGGAATTAAAGAAGATCCATCGCGGAAACGGCGATGTTCATACGTTCGCATCGCGCCAAAGCTTGCGTTATGATATCGTTCGCCTCGGAAACGAGTGGTTTGGGTGGAATTTAGATACCGTTGATAAAACGAAAGGCACGTTGCAGTTTAAAGATGACATGTCGATTGAGGACTCTGTCGAAATGGATTTGTTCGGTTATTTAAAAACAGGTAAAGTCTCGCAAAAGCGCCCGGCGGTTGCAAGGCTGTCTCATGCCGTGTCCCTTGAACCTTATCGTTCAGACCTTGAGTTCTTGAATAACATGGGTCTGGCGGAACGCATTGGTGAAACGCCGAACTTGGCGAATATTGAGCAGCATGAAAGCTTGTATGCGTATACTGTCACGATCGATTTAGCAAAAGTCGGCGTGGACGGCGATGTTGTGTTGTCGGATGAGGCGAAAGTTGAGCGTTTACACCAGTTATTTGACATTATTAAGATGCTTAATCGTAACATCCGCGGACGCCAAGAAACGCTGGCACCGTTGTTTATCATTGGCGGCGTGTACCCAGTGGCAAACCCGTTCTTCTTAGGACGTGTCCATTTGGAAAAGCAGACGAAAAGCTTTGATTTGAACCTTCGCGGCTTAAAAGATGTCACCGAAACGACATTTGGCAGTCATGCAATCGGTGAAAGCACGCATATCGGCCACGTCAGTGGTATTTTTGGTAATGAAGATGCCTTCAGCCAAGTTACGGAGGGGCGTATTGGGTCGGTGGAAGCCTTTTTTAAAACGATGAAAGATGACGTTCAAGCGTATTATGGAGTTCCGGTTTCATGA